Proteins from one Camelina sativa cultivar DH55 chromosome 8, Cs, whole genome shotgun sequence genomic window:
- the LOC104705343 gene encoding F-box protein At4g00755-like, with amino-acid sequence MDFVNNLDTDTSLSILSCLDDPSDIVRASAVSRSWRQFVFFFFXSKNLCLKLFHQLSNVGHIVETHDESSEAGSSSVMDTRLLEKEHRAYALLARGCTSSPIQSCIADAIIASSTDNFPAESISNTLDEPDRIGETPSYWSSTGQHKTSVPETLLYRLMGDLCVITEFKVQPFQAFFQRGHPIYSSHYVRIRLGYHKNDNSPQYNNSQDKKGEPGKSSVESNYVWTYTSQEFSMAQENRLQTFELPEPVLCIGGYMLVEFLGRVQTQEMDGQYYICVSHVKVMGRSLAQSFRVENVDDCGKFGLKVLSYSDPEKMVEMDAEEVEMDAEEVEMDAEEVEMIAEEEQNQFRGIRNLEQLLNYLHRHPLDVVDIEYVLPESDNEDAESDDEV; translated from the exons tttttttttttttttNCTCCAAGAATCTATGCTTGAAGCTGTTCCATCAGCTATCTAATGTGGGTCATATAGTAGAAACACATGATGAGTCCTCCGAAGCCGGGTCAAGCAGTGTTATGGACACACGGCTACTTGAGAAAGAGCATCGGGCTTACGCCTTATTGGCTAGAGGATGCACGTCCTCCCCTATCCAAAGCTGTATTGCTGATGCCATCATAGCTTCTAGTACTGATAACTTCCCTGCTGAAAGCATCTCAAACACACTCGATGAACCTGATCGGATTGGTGAAACCCCTTCATACTGGTCGAGTACTGGCCAACACAAAACTTCGGTGCCTGAAACGCTTCTTTACAGGTTGATGGGTGATTTGTGTGTCATTACCGAATTCAAAGTTCAGCCTTTCCAAG CTTTTTTCCAGCGCGGTCATCCGATATACTCTTCACATTATGTTCGTATCCGGTTGGGTTACCACAAGAATGACAACTCACCACAGTACAACAACTCACAGGATAAAAAAGGTGAGCCAGGAAAGAGTTCTGTTGAAAGCAACTATGTATGGACATACACTTCACAAGAGTTTTCGATGGCTCAG GAAAATCGATTGCAGACCTTTGAGCTTCCAGAACCCGTTCTTTGCATTGGTGGGTATATGCTAGTCGAGTTTCTAGGTCGTGTTCAGACACAAGAAATGGATGGCCAATACTATATATG CGTGTCGCATGTTAAAGTGATGGGAAGATCACTAGCACAATCATTTCGAGTGGAGAATGTGGATGACTGTGGAAAATTTGGATTGAAGGTTTTGAGTTACAGTGATCCAGAAAAAATGGTTGAGATGGATGCAGAGGAGGTTGAGATGGATGCAGAGGAGGTCGAGATGGATGCAGAGGAGGTTGAGATGATTGCAGAGGAGGAGCAAAATCAGTTTAGAGGGATTAGAAACCTTGAACAGCTCTTGAATTACTTGCACAGGCATCCTCTTGATGTCGTGGACATCGAGTATGTTTTGCCTGAGTCTGACAACGAGGATGCTGAATCAGACGATGAGGTTTAA